CTACGTGGACAAATTTCTAATAATACTTGTTGTGCTTTTACTTCTTCTAAAACTTGTTGGTCATTGTTAATTGCAACGCCATGGCCAATCCTTTTTGCACCTAACTTAATTGATTCTACTACATTATAAATACAACCACATTCTCCCGCATGTAGCGTTAGATTTAATCCTTTCTCAACACCATACTGAGCCGCTTCTTGTATTGCTTCTGGCGGAAATGCTGCCTCTGGGCCAGCAAAATCAATACCAGCGATATGTTCATTGTCTGCTTGAAGCACGTGGTCAAATAGATCTATGTTAATTGCATTACTATGTTGACGCATTGCACAAACTAAAATATTAATCTTAATATTGTATTGAGTCATTGCCAGTTTAGCACCTGCTATAACTGCTTGAATCGTCTCATTTATACTAAGACCCTTCTCCATATGAAATAATGGTGCAAATCTAATTTCTATGTATTTAACGTTATCTTTTACTACTTGAGAAGCTACATCAATCACAGAACGTTGTAAGCTATCGGCAGTTTGTAAGACCTTTTGAATTTCGTCAAAGCAACGTAAGTATTCTTCTAAGTTTTCACAATTTTGGTCGACTTGAAGGTTTTGTTCATTCAAAGTAATTCCTTGTTCAAGGGCTAGTTGCTTAAGCAATGCAATACTAACTGATCCATCTAAATGGCAATGCAATTCAATTTTGGGGATAGTATATAGTTGTTGTTCCATTCTTTACTCCTTGTTTCTTTAATAGTTATATGACATACATTACTTTGTAATCATAACGTTTAACATTATACATCATATAGCTAGATAGCACATAATAGTATAATAAAATAAATTAATTTTTCCAATTGAAATGTTTTAAGGTTAACGAGTTTAAGCTAAGCTTTACGAGCAATATAGATATAATATTTAAAAGAAAAAGGCGTCTAAATTTTGTAGCTGGTAACCTCTAGGAATACACCTCTAAATTATCTAGCGAGCGGAGATAACAAAGTAACTGTAGATGGTGTGGAAGCATTAGAACAATAAACTGCACATTTACCAATTCAAGTCATACTATGTTATAACTTACTTTATCACTTGGTTTAGTATAGGCGTTATGCTTTATAAGCAATTTATGTATGGCTCATTATCTATGTCTAACGGTGTTCAATCTTTTGTCCATATCGATGATGCCGTTGAAACAGTTATACAAGTCCTATCATTTGAACCAAATAAATATAACTGATGATAATCCAGTAAACAGAGAAACACGGGCTAAATGGTTTACTCAGGATAATCCTAAGCTTAACATTGAACCCGCTGCTGATTTCAAACGTGTTGCAAGTAGTAAGACATTTAGACAACATGAGAGAAGTTTAATTGATTTTGATTGGCAAGAAGGAATGAATCTAATTAAATAATTGTTCGAGCACAAAAGGTATAATGACGAAGTATGCGACCTCTTCATTATACCTTCTTTATTTACTATCTAATTGTAGCAATTTTTGATAAAAATAGTTTGCTACAACTATATCTACAATGGCTAATCCTACTGATTTAAAAACAGTTATTTCCTCATTATTCAATCTACCTTCAAGCTTACCTGCTACGATATTGCCCAATTCTCCGTATAGATCATCGCGCTTAAATACGCCCTCATTTATTGGTGTTATAAGATCCCCTGTCTCTTCTAACGCTGTATCACTTGATTCAACAACGACTTTGTCTGCTTGTTGCAGTGTGACAGATGGTAATTCTTGCATATCCGGTTTAAAAGAACCTACCGCATTGACATGTACACCGGCTGTTAATGCGTTCTGAAATACTGGCGTTACAGCATTTGTAGCAGTAACAATAACATCGGCATTATGCATCGCATCTTCAACGTCTTCAAATACCTCTGCAGTTATATCATATTGTGCCGCTAATTTGTTAGCAAAAGTTACTGCTTTATCATATGTCCGATTGAAAAGTTGTATATGATTAACTTTTCTCACTGCAAGAACCGCTTGGACTAAACCTTCAGCCTGTTCACCAGTCCCAATAACACATAACGTTTTGGCATTTTGTTGCGCAAGATGTTTTGTTGCTACACCAGAAATTGCACCTGTACGTATTTTAGTCAGATATGATCCCTCTAAGACAGCTAACGTTTCACCCGTTTCGTAATCCGATAAAATAACTGAACCAACTATGGTATTTTTCCCTTGTTGCGGATTATTAGGTGCAAATGTTACTGTTTTCAATCCTACTATACCTAATTTGTCAGATAATGCCGGCATCACTAAATATTTATTTTCCTCATTAAATGGTAATACATGGCGTAGAGGATTTTTAGTTTGTCCCTCAGAATAAGCTTGCAATGCTTCTTCAACTGCTTTGACAACTTCTGCCATGTCT
The genomic region above belongs to Staphylococcus durrellii and contains:
- the add gene encoding adenosine deaminase, which gives rise to MEQQLYTIPKIELHCHLDGSVSIALLKQLALEQGITLNEQNLQVDQNCENLEEYLRCFDEIQKVLQTADSLQRSVIDVASQVVKDNVKYIEIRFAPLFHMEKGLSINETIQAVIAGAKLAMTQYNIKINILVCAMRQHSNAINIDLFDHVLQADNEHIAGIDFAGPEAAFPPEAIQEAAQYGVEKGLNLTLHAGECGCIYNVVESIKLGAKRIGHGVAINNDQQVLEEVKAQQVLLEICPRSNLQTQAISDVSELNLPYLLSNGVPFLINTDNRTVTQTTLIAEYDLLLKAQQLTMEDIEAINKNAVNHTFLSTEEREELRLIMK
- a CDS encoding ornithine cyclodeaminase family protein — protein: MQFISEQKQAELLDMAEVVKAVEEALQAYSEGQTKNPLRHVLPFNEENKYLVMPALSDKLGIVGLKTVTFAPNNPQQGKNTIVGSVILSDYETGETLAVLEGSYLTKIRTGAISGVATKHLAQQNAKTLCVIGTGEQAEGLVQAVLAVRKVNHIQLFNRTYDKAVTFANKLAAQYDITAEVFEDVEDAMHNADVIVTATNAVTPVFQNALTAGVHVNAVGSFKPDMQELPSVTLQQADKVVVESSDTALEETGDLITPINEGVFKRDDLYGELGNIVAGKLEGRLNNEEITVFKSVGLAIVDIVVANYFYQKLLQLDSK